The proteins below come from a single Roseiflexus sp. RS-1 genomic window:
- a CDS encoding LPXTG cell wall anchor domain-containing protein, with protein sequence MTPPPATSTGWRPFIAAVIVAVATVAICYIAVPSNLAAAPSAQTGTLSMEISKRLQGSDVIQVGQELTFTIRITNTGTISITTLPLIDEYESSILQLERTIPLSSTNIVTPATGGGLITWSDLTTDTVFGPLNPGQSIEIITVFRAIAPRVATVNRARIGAAVGFGGQEYAGDERSSTGDAIGGQVIVRKELVTDTVAASGLPLTFTITISNDGAADLTRIPLRDTFDLTYLQFASAIPTPTLTSTATITEGVLEWDNVLTGLGLTRLRPGEIITVTTVFTALRSVEAAFINRAEASGVRDEFDDEVQAPRQAEVPIRIIPGPAEATPTSTPTPSPVPREEPQPRDTPVPATPTQTPSPTVETTATPTPEAAGIAATPTVAAPATLPRTGGSDHLTWTVIAALLLAGAALALRFRPGL encoded by the coding sequence ATGACACCACCACCTGCGACATCAACCGGATGGCGCCCGTTCATTGCCGCAGTGATCGTTGCCGTCGCAACTGTTGCGATCTGCTACATCGCCGTGCCCTCCAATCTGGCAGCCGCCCCTTCAGCGCAGACCGGCACATTGAGCATGGAGATCTCAAAACGCCTGCAGGGTTCGGATGTCATTCAGGTTGGACAGGAGTTGACCTTCACCATCCGAATCACCAATACCGGAACGATCTCGATCACCACGCTGCCGCTGATCGATGAGTACGAGTCGAGCATTCTGCAACTCGAACGCACCATTCCGCTTTCGTCGACGAATATCGTGACGCCAGCAACCGGCGGAGGATTGATCACCTGGAGCGATCTGACGACCGATACGGTCTTTGGTCCGCTCAATCCGGGGCAATCGATCGAAATCATCACCGTGTTTCGCGCGATTGCGCCACGGGTCGCAACCGTGAACCGGGCGCGCATCGGCGCCGCCGTGGGGTTTGGCGGGCAGGAATATGCCGGCGACGAACGAAGCAGCACCGGCGATGCTATCGGCGGGCAGGTGATTGTGAGAAAAGAACTCGTGACCGATACGGTTGCCGCCAGCGGTCTCCCGCTCACATTCACGATCACGATCAGTAACGATGGCGCTGCCGATCTGACCCGCATTCCGCTGCGCGATACGTTCGACCTGACCTACCTCCAATTCGCAAGCGCCATACCAACGCCAACATTGACATCGACAGCGACGATCACAGAAGGCGTGCTGGAATGGGACAATGTCTTGACCGGTCTTGGACTGACCCGACTGCGACCCGGTGAAATCATTACTGTCACGACTGTCTTCACTGCGCTACGCTCAGTTGAGGCGGCATTCATCAACCGCGCCGAAGCGTCAGGCGTGCGCGACGAGTTCGACGACGAAGTCCAGGCGCCTCGCCAGGCGGAAGTTCCCATCCGCATCATTCCCGGACCGGCGGAAGCAACCCCGACATCCACTCCAACTCCAAGCCCGGTTCCGCGTGAGGAACCGCAACCGCGCGATACGCCTGTTCCGGCGACACCAACCCAAACGCCATCCCCAACCGTAGAGACCACAGCCACACCAACTCCCGAAGCAGCCGGGATCGCCGCAACGCCGACCGTGGCAGCACCAGCGACGCTGCCGCGCACCGGCGGTTCGGATCATCTCACATGGACGGTGATAGCGGCGCTGTTGCTGGCAGGCGCTGCGCTGGCGCTGCGGTTCAGACCAGGACTCTGA
- a CDS encoding NADH-quinone oxidoreductase subunit B — MGIEQKAGDMGIVTASLEQLVNWSRSSAMWPLLFGLACCAIEMMGAQGANYDLSRFGMEINRASPRQADLMIVAGRVSRKMAPVVRRLYDQMADPKWVIAMGDCAACGGVFNNYAIVQGVDEIVPVDVYVAGCPPRPEALIDGIIHLHEKVKRMRLDGELREPVRLS, encoded by the coding sequence ATGGGAATAGAGCAAAAAGCGGGCGATATGGGAATCGTCACTGCATCGCTCGAACAGCTGGTCAACTGGAGCCGATCGAGCGCGATGTGGCCCCTGCTGTTTGGTCTGGCGTGCTGCGCCATCGAGATGATGGGCGCGCAGGGCGCCAATTACGACCTGTCGCGTTTCGGGATGGAGATCAACCGGGCATCACCGCGTCAGGCGGATCTCATGATCGTCGCCGGGCGCGTCTCGCGGAAAATGGCGCCGGTCGTGCGCCGCCTGTACGATCAGATGGCAGACCCGAAATGGGTGATCGCCATGGGAGATTGTGCGGCGTGCGGCGGGGTGTTCAACAATTACGCGATCGTGCAGGGTGTCGATGAAATCGTTCCGGTCGATGTCTACGTCGCCGGGTGCCCGCCGCGTCCCGAAGCGCTGATCGATGGCATTATCCATCTGCACGAGAAGGTGAAGCGCATGCGTCTCGATGGCGAATTGCGCGAGCCGGTTCGCCTCTCGTAG
- a CDS encoding methylated-DNA--[protein]-cysteine S-methyltransferase yields MNHPCTITATIAPCRFGYFLVAATAHGVCAVTLGDDPDMLQDDLERRFGTAIIRHTGHVSNNLTDTIHSYLNGVQKRLDLPLDVMATPFQRLVWEALRAIPYGATQTYQEVAQRLGRPYAVRAVARACASNPVALIVPCHRVVRADGALGGYRWGIERKRALLAHEAAHIQLCAS; encoded by the coding sequence ATGAATCATCCATGCACAATCACAGCAACAATCGCACCTTGCAGGTTCGGATACTTTCTCGTCGCAGCGACGGCGCACGGGGTCTGCGCTGTGACACTCGGTGATGACCCGGACATGTTGCAGGACGACCTGGAGCGCAGGTTCGGAACCGCGATCATCCGGCATACCGGGCATGTGAGCAACAACTTGACCGACACGATCCACAGCTACCTGAACGGCGTCCAGAAACGCCTCGACCTGCCGCTCGACGTGATGGCAACCCCGTTTCAGCGCCTGGTCTGGGAGGCGTTGCGCGCCATTCCATATGGCGCAACACAGACCTATCAGGAAGTGGCGCAACGATTGGGACGTCCGTATGCAGTGCGTGCCGTGGCGCGAGCATGCGCCAGCAATCCGGTGGCGCTGATCGTGCCATGCCATCGAGTCGTGCGCGCCGATGGCGCCCTGGGCGGGTATCGCTGGGGGATCGAACGGAAACGCGCGCTGCTGGCGCACGAGGCGGCGCATATTCAACTTTGTGCATCTTGA
- a CDS encoding NADH-quinone oxidoreductase subunit A — protein sequence MLIDYLPILTLFLVAMFIAVFVIVLSRYLGPQRPNRRKLMPYESGMEPIGPAQRRFPIKFNLVAMLFILFDIEIIFLFPYALVYRQLGIPGLAAMGVFFVVLVIGLIYEWRRGALRWE from the coding sequence ATGCTGATCGACTATCTGCCCATTCTGACGCTGTTTCTGGTCGCAATGTTCATTGCGGTCTTCGTGATCGTCCTCTCACGCTACCTGGGACCGCAGCGCCCCAATCGGCGCAAATTGATGCCCTATGAGTCGGGCATGGAGCCGATTGGTCCCGCACAGCGTCGTTTTCCGATAAAATTCAATCTGGTGGCGATGCTGTTCATTCTGTTCGATATCGAGATCATCTTCCTGTTCCCGTATGCACTGGTCTATCGACAACTCGGCATTCCGGGGCTGGCGGCGATGGGGGTGTTCTTTGTGGTGTTGGTGATTGGACTGATCTATGAGTGGCGGCGAGGAGCACTGCGATGGGAATAG